A single window of Oerskovia paurometabola DNA harbors:
- a CDS encoding DUF2752 domain-containing protein, with protein MTRPPVSPAPSTTALAEAGRPSRSALRTSLAVGAGVAAGTVLLALVDPHQGGYPLCPLLALTGWACPACGGLRATHDLATGDLAGAWAMNPLWVLVVPFLVVAWALWVRRAWRGTTARAVPPWVGVVGLVVLVGFGIARNVPVMAPFLGPV; from the coding sequence ATGACGAGACCACCGGTGTCACCGGCTCCGTCGACGACGGCTCTCGCCGAGGCAGGCCGGCCGAGCAGGAGCGCCCTGCGCACGTCCCTCGCGGTCGGGGCGGGCGTGGCGGCAGGCACCGTCCTCCTCGCTCTCGTGGACCCGCACCAGGGTGGCTACCCGCTGTGCCCGCTGCTCGCCCTCACCGGGTGGGCGTGCCCTGCGTGCGGGGGCCTGCGCGCGACGCACGACCTCGCGACGGGAGACCTCGCGGGGGCGTGGGCCATGAACCCGCTCTGGGTGCTGGTCGTGCCGTTCCTCGTCGTCGCCTGGGCCCTGTGGGTCCGGCGGGCGTGGCGCGGCACGACCGCGAGGGCGGTCCCGCCGTGGGTCGGGGTCGTCGGGCTCGTGGTCCTCGTCGGGTTCGGGATCGCGCGGAACGTCCCCGTGATGGCACCGTTCCTGGGCCCGGTCTGA
- a CDS encoding HGxxPAAW family protein has translation MAEKPQTTEISYLPPSAPPTNHGHTVAAWFTMIGIIVGAVVAGVAVAMAQVWLFWVGMVVVALALVGGGVLRNMGYGQPKPGVAPRTTTQH, from the coding sequence ATGGCCGAGAAGCCGCAGACCACCGAGATCTCCTACCTGCCGCCGTCGGCACCTCCCACGAACCACGGGCACACCGTCGCGGCCTGGTTCACCATGATCGGCATCATCGTGGGCGCGGTCGTCGCAGGTGTCGCCGTCGCGATGGCCCAGGTGTGGCTCTTCTGGGTCGGCATGGTCGTCGTCGCCCTCGCCCTCGTCGGCGGTGGCGTGCTGCGCAACATGGGGTACGGCCAGCCGAAGCCCGGGGTCGCGCCCCGGACGACGACGCAGCACTGA
- a CDS encoding DUF4190 domain-containing protein, with protein sequence MSYPPTPPNDPYRPEGEQPGGEPVEPHASGQTPPPAPGHPGYPTYPGQPAQPGSPYATPTGQPAPGPVPGGEQGGYSYPPPVQPPYGAPAQAPYGASPYPAPGGYGYFPRNDLGIWALVLGIASFVLSCGFLTGIPAIIVGTKAKRAVEAGEANNGGLAQAGVILGWVASALSVLVIVFFVIALAFGLANAEFDSTYY encoded by the coding sequence ATGAGCTACCCACCCACCCCCCCGAACGACCCCTACCGCCCCGAGGGCGAGCAGCCCGGTGGCGAGCCGGTGGAGCCGCACGCCTCGGGGCAGACGCCCCCACCGGCTCCCGGGCACCCCGGCTACCCGACCTACCCCGGGCAGCCTGCGCAGCCCGGGTCGCCCTACGCGACGCCGACGGGGCAGCCTGCCCCGGGGCCGGTGCCCGGCGGCGAGCAGGGCGGTTACTCGTACCCGCCGCCCGTGCAGCCGCCCTACGGCGCACCCGCGCAGGCCCCGTACGGAGCCTCGCCGTACCCCGCTCCGGGGGGCTACGGCTACTTCCCCCGCAACGACCTGGGCATCTGGGCCCTCGTGCTGGGCATCGCGTCGTTCGTGCTGTCCTGCGGGTTCCTCACGGGCATCCCCGCCATCATCGTCGGCACGAAGGCCAAGCGCGCGGTCGAGGCCGGCGAGGCGAACAACGGCGGGCTCGCGCAGGCGGGTGTCATCCTCGGCTGGGTCGCGTCGGCGCTGTCGGTGCTCGTGATCGTCTTCTTCGTGATCGCGCTGGCGTTCGGGCTGGCGAACGCCGAGTTCGACTCGACGTACTACTGA